The following coding sequences are from one Carassius gibelio isolate Cgi1373 ecotype wild population from Czech Republic chromosome B7, carGib1.2-hapl.c, whole genome shotgun sequence window:
- the LOC127961353 gene encoding multiple PDZ domain protein-like encodes MYVNNINLGSASLEEAVQALKGADLGTVRIGVAKPLPIDCSDLELSDEKAFEHHFLEEGEEEEEEEEVLQSMIAEHSSADLTYLMSDPASTQKEEDFPPDELNAGAAGSSFERTVTVVKDTFSLGLSTTTCSTHRSTLY; translated from the exons atgtatgTCAACAACATCAACCTGGGAAGCGCCAGTTTGGAGGAAGCAGTGCAGGCTCTGAAGGGAGCGGACCTTGGCACCGTCCGCATCGGAGTGGCCAAACCCCTGCCC ATCGACTGCAGTGATTTGGAGCTGTCTGATGAAAAGGCATTTGAGCATCATTTTctggaggagggggaggaggaggaggaagaggaagaggtgcTGCAGTCGATGATTGCTGAACACAGCAGCGCTGATCTGACCTATCTGATGAGTGACCCCGCCTCCACACAGAAG GAGGAGGATTTTCCTCCAGATGAACTAAACGCCGGCGCGGCGGGGAGCAGCTTCGAGAGGACCGTCACTGTGGTCAAGGACACCTTCAGTCTTGGTCTGAGCACCACAACGTGTTCCACACACAGAAGCACACTTTACTAG